The region GGACAAAAGTTCTCTGTTTTCTCCTTGCAGAGTATCACAGACCTTCTGCTGAATCTGGACCTCTGTCTGAGCTTTGGATTCCCACATTTGTTTGTCATGCTCAAGCCtagaaaaaaaaaggtcattaATTACAGATTTCAATGGAAAAGTACATGATGCCTAAGAAATACAACAGGTACTCAGATctacaaatgaataaacattgaTAACTGAAGGTGTTTTTGATAAAGAAGTATCAGTTCTACGAATGTTCTGTATTAAAGGCATATTGCATCTaagaatttatataaaaataaactccaaagtCTGTTGTTAATTTAGTGACATGAGTTTGGATACTCTGAAGAGTGCCCCCAATTTTGTACTTGGTTCTAGATAAGCTGTTGTCTGGCCCCCGAATGAAATAATCTTGGTATGAGAGGCAAATGAGGAAACCTGTCTCTGAGCAGAGGGATTCTACTAAAAATGAAAGAGTATAGTGTGGGGACGCTGTTAGTTCTTGAACTAAAGTGATACAAAATTGGAGTTTGAGGAAAATAACTCCAGCAGGCATATACAATATAAACTGATGTGGAATatggggaagagaaaagaggagataATTTCAGAGGCTAAGGCAGTAATTTGAGAGTATAGAAATTTATACTATGGTAAAAATTCAGAGATGGGTAAGGacagtagaaatgaaaatgaaaagaaaggaagaagtctAAGAGATCTCTCAACAGAAAAATGGGTATAGAACTAAATGTGAATTTTTCACGCCAAGACAAGTTGTAGCAGAAAGTCATTTGCAAAAAAACAGAGAGACAGTGAGACAGAAGTGAGAGGGAAGACATCTTCTGGGGGGAAATTTAGACCAAAATTAGTCCCATAATATTAAAGGGAATGGAAATAGTTTATGACTTCCTTTGTCTTCAATTTCCTTTGGAAGAGCTAAAAGAGTTATTATTCATTTACCTGGAAATGTTGATCTTCAGTTCCTCCATATGGATGGACATCTGCCTAAGCTGATCCTTTAGAACGCTGCAATTCTCCTCTTTAAGtctaatttcttcttctttggtcTGAATAGCATCACTGAACTTCCTCTCCCACTTTTTGGCTTCATCTATCACCCTGTCCCGATCATCCTGGAGGGAAGACATGCTCTTAGTGAAAGCTGCCAGCTGGGCCACAGTACTATCCAGGTTTTCCTGAAGTTGCTTAACTTCCTTGTCTTTCTTGTTCAAAGTGACCTGAACCTCTCCAAATGTCTCTTCCAAGTGGACCTTTTCTCTACACAAAGCATCCAGTTTCTCTTGCATATTCTTCTTCTCTTTCAGGTGTTTCTCCTCTACTTGCTCCAGTCTTCGCTCAAGATCTTCatccttttgtttcatttggcTTTTAATGGATTCTTTATTTGACTGAAGCTCCTTTTTCAACTTGAGATTGTCTGCTAGGACCCTTGCTGCTTCACTTTGAGTGTCATCTAGCAGTACTTTGAAGCTAGCTAATTCCGATTCTGCCTTCTTGCGGTGTTCATTGGCTTGAGCCAGATTTTCTTTGGTTATTTCCAAATCTTTTTGGGACTCAGTCTGAACAAATTCTAGAGCCTTAACAGTTCTCTCCAGAGCACTGATTTTCTCTTGGTACCTAATACAGTCCGTCTGCAGCTGCTTTActtcttgctgtttttcttttagcAGCTCCTGAAGTTCCTTCGCGTGGCTTTTATTGCCAGGTCCTTTCTGAGCACCTTGTATTTTCTCCATATATTCCTTTCGTATTTCTGATTCCACCTTAGTTTTCTCCTTGACTAACTGTTGCTTTTCTTCTTCCAATTCACTCACACACTTTTTAAGGTTCTGCATTTCGGATTCTAGTAGCTCATTTTTGATCTGGGCATCTGTAACATCCTGATAATAATTCCCAATGCTTCCATTAAGTTCTGCTAATTGATTCATAAGCCTCTCTTCCAAgtcatctttctcttcttctgctgTCTCCTTTAACTTGGTAACTCTGGCAAGTTCTTCTTGGGTTTGCTGATTTAATAGGTTTATTTTGGTTACTTCTTCCTGAAGCATTTTTAGTTCACCATCCTTTGCTGCTATTTGACTCAGTAAAGTATCTCTCTCGTTTTCTAAATTCTGGCTAAAGTCCTGGTCTTTCTGCTTGCCTTCCTCTAATTCAGTGATTCTTTCTTTGAGCTGATCAATCTGCTGAAGGTAGTTATTAATTTCATCATGTAAGCTGACATTCTCACATATGTCAGGCTTGGCACTGTTCTCTGATAGAGTGGATTCTAAATTTTCAGGCCTTGTGTTCATACCTGGGGAGTCTTGCTCCTCAGCCTCACCTGGAGCAGAAGGGGTTGCCTCTTCAGTGACAGCCAGCTGGTTGTCATGCTTCTCAGTGGGCTCCAGGCTAGCTTGTTTGGATACATTATCTTCTATCTGATGTTTTAAATGTTGAACCTCTTCACTTAAAGAGTCCTTTTCTGCCTTTAAGGCCTCAAACTCCTTAGAGAGGGTTTTATATTCTGTTTTGACCCTTTCCAGCTCCTCCTTCATGTTGGAATTGGAGGAAAGAAGTGCTTCCATACTATCTTTAGATGTATCTCCTGCAGGATGTACCTCTGCTCTAAGCCGTTCATTCTCTTCCTCCAACTCTAGGATTTTCTGCTGTTTAGATTTAGCAAACTTTCTCATCTTTTCCTTCATCTCCTCCATTTCCTGTTCAGCTTCCTGTAactgcttttctgtttctttcttgtttgCTTCTGTGCTTCTTAACTTGCCATAAAgttcctgcttctcctgcctcaCAGTTTCCACTAcatgctgaattctttctgcctCATTACTAACATTCTCATAGGACTGCAGAAGAATTTCATATTCCTTTTGCAACTCTTGGTGTTTCTCTTGCCACTCAGTGCTTTCTGCAATCTTGGAACATTTCAAAGATTCAATTTCCTTCGTTAAGTTTTCCTTGTCTTCAGTAAGACCCTCCAGTGCTAATTTCAGACTTTCACAAGAACCACTGAGACTTTGATTTTCCATTAAAGATCTGTCCACTTCTGCAATGAGtttgtctctttcttcctgaAGAAGAGCTAACTTTCCTAAGAATacatctttttctctattttgagCAGAAACTTGGTTTTCCACATCTGCCAGAGACTTAGTGAGATGCTCAATGGTGTCTCTGGCCAAAGACAGCTCCTCCTGGagacctttgttttcttttagtgcTTCCTTTCGGGAAATGAGGGCAGCTTGCAGTTTCCTCTGTATTTGCTGTTTTGCTTTACTTTCTTCTCCGGTCTCTTCTGGTTTCTGCTTCAGTTCGCAAAGCTCCACCTGGAACTGCTTTATCTTCTCATCATGTTCTTTGGCTTGCATTTCCAGCTGTGTATGCAGTGCCTTTACTAAATCCTCTTGTTCTGTTATCTCCGTTTGTACTTTAGTAAGGGCTGTTTCCTTTTCACTAAGCAGTCCAGAAAGGTATCTAACTTCTTCGTCCTTTTTGCTTATGAGTTTTTGCAGTTCATCTAGTTCAGGCTTCAATTCTCTTAACTGCTCTAATCCAGCGATCTCTAGTTGACTGCTTTCCAGTTTTTGCCTCAGGGTTTCTGCGTGGGCTTCAGCTTCACAGGACTCTGCCTTCAGACTCTGGATTTCTAAATCCTGTTTATTTATCTGCTCTTGTAACTGAAATACCTCTTCTGATTTTTTAGTCAGCTCATTTATTGTAGAGTTAACCTTTAACTCTAACTCTTCTTTCTCAGCCTCTATTTCTTTCAGCTGGGTCTTAATCTGGGCAATAGCAGTATTGCCCTGCAGAGCATTTGTATCTCCAAGATGAGAAGGCCAGTCTAGGTGCAAGTCAGACTCTGAAACAGATTGAACAGGCTGCTGTTTTGTGGCTTTGAATAAAGGTTCTTCTAAACCTTGAGTGGGAGAGCCTGGTTCCTGCTGGCCACTGCCTGGGAGTTTTCTGTCCATAGATTCCTGTACTTGAATCTGCAGTTGTTTTAGTTGGTCCCCAATGTTCTCATTTTCCTTGCTCTGCTCATCAAACTGTTCTCGTAAGCGATTATAGTCGTCCTTCTGTTGCTTTAGCTCCTCCCTAAgatgtctttctttctcctgtGCCTTTTTTAGAATCACCTTGCGAGAGGTTAATACTTCCTGTAGCTTCTTTTGAAGttgctccttttctttttcaaggtccactatttttccttccagttctgGTTTCCAGTGTTCTCCACTGCCTGCACCAAGCGGACTGATGGCCACTGCTTCTTTTACAGGTGCTGCTGAGTCTCCATCACCTGCATCCTTGTTACCTGTGGTTAACTTTTGGATAATTGCTTGGTTTTCAATGACTTCTGCTTGGAGCAGATCTATCTGGTTTGTCTTCTCCTGTAAATTCTGATTCATCTGTTTGACCACAGCCTGTAACTGTTCTTCTATTGCTGCCTTTTCTTCCAAATCCTTCCTAATGTGCTCtagttccatttccttctcagatattatctgttttaaagacatttctatttcttggcaCTTAGAAGTCACACATTTTTCTaagtcttctttgctttctttatctTCTTCTACTTCTCTCCTCTCACTCTCATGGAGTAGGATCTCTTTGCTGGGTTCATCTTTCACTTTGGCCAATTCCTCTTCTAATCTACTGACTTTCTGTAGAAGTTCCTTTCTATTAATAAGAGCAGCCTggagctttctctttctctgctcactttctttctttacaagGTCTAATTCACGTTGAAGTTCTTCTTTACTTATTAGCCCTGCTGGGCTCAACTCATCAAAATTCTGTTTAATGCTGGAAacaatttctttatcttcttccaTCTGCTCTTTTTTGGTCTCTTCAGCTCTGGATAATAAATTCAGCTGTTCTTTAAGAGTCTTTATTTCAACCCCAAGAGAAAATTTCTCTTCATTAAGCTGAACCATTTTCTCCGTCATACTAAAGCTGATTTCTGTCACTTGCTGATCCTTCTCCTCAATGGTCTGTTGGAGTATTtccacatctttctttttttctagtaaGAGTTGATCCATTTTTGCTATTTCAAGTTCCTTCTGTGAAAGGGCCTGTGAAAGTTCTTCCACCTTATTTGAGACCTCCCTCTCACGTTCTGCCCCCTCAAGCACTTcactttccttcctctgcagctgGCTCTGCAGGCTTTTGATCAAAGTACTCTGCTCAGAAAACTGAATCTGCACACCATCTAGTTCATTCTGTAAAACTTCAATCTTCACATCTTTAGATTTGGCTTCTATGGTGAGGCTGTGGATCTGTTCAGTGAGCAAGTCATGATGAGCAGTCTGACTTTCATAGTCAAGTCTTCTTTGCGTTTCTGCTTCTGCAAGGCTCACTTCTAGTTGCTGTACCTGAGCCCTCAGATCCGTTACCACACAAAGTTCCTTCACCTGAGCAAGAAGCTGGTCTCTTTCTTCAGACAAAGCAGTGAAAGCATTGTTGGTGTTTTCAGCATTTTTCTTAAACTCTTCAATCAGCTGGGTTAGGATGCCTATTTCCTTAGCTTTCTCATCTAAATTTTTCTCATAGATTTCTTCTGCTTTATGAAGGTTTACCTCAAGCTCCAAAACTTGACCTTTTAGTCTTTCCAATTCATCCTGGTGACACTGACAAATACCTGGGACAGCAGAAGAGGGTTTATCATCATCGTCCTGCTTGGCTGATTTTAATTCCACTCCGGTGTAATTTAAAGATATTTCCTCAGATGGTCTACGCTGGTGTTCGGGGCTCATCTGCTCGTCTTTCTCAGTTGTTGTGAGACTATTCTCTTTATCTGGCATCGGTGGAAAATGCTGCCCTGTATCTTCAAGCAACACTGTCATTTTAACTGGAGGTATTCCTTCACTCTCtatctgtttcatttctttctgatcAAGGAACTCAGGGTCACCTTCTGCCCTTTTGCCTTGAAGCTGCATCTTAAGAAATGCAATCTCCTCTTGAGCTTCTTTCATTTCCAGCAATAAAACAGATAGTTCTTTATGCTTCTGAGTAAATGTGTTTTCCAGGGCATCTTGTCCACTTTCCTCAGCAGAAAAACTGCTTTTGTTGAGCCTGGTAATATCAACCATgttcacctgttttttttttaaaaaaaatgaaagaaagaaagaaagaaagaaaacacctcAATCAAATGTTTTATAGGAAAGAGCCTAACTAAAAACTGGTATTTTGTGCATTttacaaaaccaaaaacatttcCATCCAAATGTTCCTACCACAAAactgctaaatatttttaaaatcagtttttatttccCAACTTGGACCCCTGAGGGCATCCTGTCAATCCTACACTGAAGTCAAGTCATATGCATAAAACCTAAGGAAACCTGGGactcattttctaaatattcctCGCTTGGGAAACTTTTTTCAGATTAAAATTGCTTATTTCTCCTAAGAACTACTTACAAATAAAAAGCGAAGCAAGAAGTAAATTTTTGTTTCATCTCATGCCAAGAAGGAAGTTACAGGATTCCTTTTCCTAAACTATCTATTGGAATAGGAAGTATTAGATAAGATAGCTATTAACAGACAAAGAGATTATTAGACAAGTTGATTAAGATAAAGTACCAGGATAAAATAATCAAAGAAGAGTTCTGTTGGAGCTTGGGAAGAAATTACAGACCCATCTGACAAAATATTAACCAAGTTACTATTACAAAGCTTACTGTATTAGGCTGTTCAATCCatataaattatttctataaTTGTCTTCCTGGGGCAAAACCAGTGAATTTCATGGTAAATCTAGTATTTTATTAAATGAGTTTGGGGACcatatacataataaaatatcCATCTTTGTCAATAGCAGcttttctcccccctccccccaaaaaaattccaacttgatacaaaggaaaaaaacaaacaaaccagggGATTGTCAAACAATGTGGTGGCCAAGAGCACAAGCTCTGCAGCCTAGCTGCCAAAGTTCACATCTCTGCCATTCACTAGCAGaagctggcacatagtaagtcctCAATGAATACTACCTATTATCTTGGTATCACATTCAGCCActgagtaaaagaaaagaaatcattacTTTAGAACTATATATTATTCTACAGAAAGTTATTATCTCATCATTTTTCATTAGCACttctaatcttttaaaattcttcactCTCTGCAATACTTATACTCACATTTCTAGAAACCAAAACTGGACATTTTTTTTAGCAGAGGAAAAGTTCCTTTATAATTTCTTCATGCCAcattattatttatccattcctacATACATGAAAAATCTAATATAGTCAGGGCATCACTTTTGCCAGAAGATGGAAATATAACTAACTCCTTTCTCTGGTCTCTCTCATATCCTAAGTATTCTTATTTCCTCTTTACTAACTATCTGTCATGCCACGTCACTCACTCTCTTCCCTTCCAactctcattctctgctgctcccTATCCTATCTATAGAGTTCAATTAACtttggcttgattttttttttaaagtcaatgtTATACATCAGAGAGTAGAAACTGGAAACCTTTGCTCTTTCTGGCCACTCTCGCTTTTCCTTCTAGTACTAGTCTTCCCCTTTAGACCGTGCTTACATTTTCTATGGACCCTTTCTATTCACTCTCTCTTATCCCAAGGAATTATCTTAGTCACGCTTCCTTTTACAATTTCTGT is a window of Ovis aries strain OAR_USU_Benz2616 breed Rambouillet chromosome 1, ARS-UI_Ramb_v3.0, whole genome shotgun sequence DNA encoding:
- the GOLGB1 gene encoding golgin subfamily B member 1 isoform X5; the protein is MLSRLSGLANVVLHELSGDDTDENMRASLEPELPQESDMEFNDRTQEDVLERLAYVEQLVVELKEIIRQKDAELQQKDEVLQEERKAADNKIKKLKLHAKAKLTSLNKHIEEMKAQGGTVLSTEPQSEEQLSKHDKSSTEEEIEVEKIKHKLQEKEELITSLQAQLTQAQANQATQSCSTEMEEFLVMKKQLQEKEELVSTLQTQLSQTQAEQAAQILSQQLQQMEAELSTLRNTIETERQESKVLIEKMELEVAERKLSFHNLQEEMHHLLEQLEQAGQAQAELQSRHSALEQKHNAEMEEKTSHILSLQKSEQELHSACDALKDQNSKLLQDKNEQAAHSAQVIQQLEDQLQQKSEEINQFLNKPPLLKHETASQTCLPDVSHEGIQAVTEESIAFLQKRVVELENEKGVLLLNSVELEELKAENEKLSSQITLLESQKRTGEVDREVHEVNMVDITRLNKSSFSAEESGQDALENTFTQKHKELSVLLLEMKEAQEEIAFLKMQLQGKRAEGDPEFLDQKEMKQIESEGIPPVKMTVLLEDTGQHFPPMPDKENSLTTTEKDEQMSPEHQRRPSEEISLNYTGVELKSAKQDDDDKPSSAVPGICQCHQDELERLKGQVLELEVNLHKAEEIYEKNLDEKAKEIGILTQLIEEFKKNAENTNNAFTALSEERDQLLAQVKELCVVTDLRAQVQQLEVSLAEAETQRRLDYESQTAHHDLLTEQIHSLTIEAKSKDVKIEVLQNELDGVQIQFSEQSTLIKSLQSQLQRKESEVLEGAEREREVSNKVEELSQALSQKELEIAKMDQLLLEKKKDVEILQQTIEEKDQQVTEISFSMTEKMVQLNEEKFSLGVEIKTLKEQLNLLSRAEETKKEQMEEDKEIVSSIKQNFDELSPAGLISKEELQRELDLVKKESEQRKRKLQAALINRKELLQKVSRLEEELAKVKDEPSKEILLHESERREVEEDKESKEDLEKCVTSKCQEIEMSLKQIISEKEMELEHIRKDLEEKAAIEEQLQAVVKQMNQNLQEKTNQIDLLQAEVIENQAIIQKLTTGNKDAGDGDSAAPVKEAVAISPLGAGSGEHWKPELEGKIVDLEKEKEQLQKKLQEVLTSRKVILKKAQEKERHLREELKQQKDDYNRLREQFDEQSKENENIGDQLKQLQIQVQESMDRKLPGSGQQEPGSPTQGLEEPLFKATKQQPVQSVSESDLHLDWPSHLGDTNALQGNTAIAQIKTQLKEIEAEKEELELKVNSTINELTKKSEEVFQLQEQINKQDLEIQSLKAESCEAEAHAETLRQKLESSQLEIAGLEQLRELKPELDELQKLISKKDEEVRYLSGLLSEKETALTKVQTEITEQEDLVKALHTQLEMQAKEHDEKIKQFQVELCELKQKPEETGEESKAKQQIQRKLQAALISRKEALKENKGLQEELSLARDTIEHLTKSLADVENQVSAQNREKDVFLGKLALLQEERDKLIAEVDRSLMENQSLSGSCESLKLALEGLTEDKENLTKEIESLKCSKIAESTEWQEKHQELQKEYEILLQSYENVSNEAERIQHVVETVRQEKQELYGKLRSTEANKKETEKQLQEAEQEMEEMKEKMRKFAKSKQQKILELEEENERLRAEVHPAGDTSKDSMEALLSSNSNMKEELERVKTEYKTLSKEFEALKAEKDSLSEEVQHLKHQIEDNVSKQASLEPTEKHDNQLAVTEEATPSAPGEAEEQDSPGMNTRPENLESTLSENSAKPDICENVSLHDEINNYLQQIDQLKERITELEEGKQKDQDFSQNLENERDTLLSQIAAKDGELKMLQEEVTKINLLNQQTQEELARVTKLKETAEEEKDDLEERLMNQLAELNGSIGNYYQDVTDAQIKNELLESEMQNLKKCVSELEEEKQQLVKEKTKVESEIRKEYMEKIQGAQKGPGNKSHAKELQELLKEKQQEVKQLQTDCIRYQEKISALERTVKALEFVQTESQKDLEITKENLAQANEHRKKAESELASFKVLLDDTQSEAARVLADNLKLKKELQSNKESIKSQMKQKDEDLERRLEQVEEKHLKEKKNMQEKLDALCREKVHLEETFGEVQVTLNKKDKEVKQLQENLDSTVAQLAAFTKSMSSLQDDRDRVIDEAKKWERKFSDAIQTKEEEIRLKEENCSVLKDQLRQMSIHMEELKINISRLEHDKQMWESKAQTEVQIQQKVCDTLQGENRELLSQLEETQNLYRSSQDDLAKLESELKILRDQSTDLNNSLEKFKENKENLEGIIKQKEADIQNCKFSYEQLETDLQAARQLTSRLHEEINMKEQKIISLLSAKEQAVQVAVAELHQQHDKEIKELENLLSQEEEENTVLEEENKKAVDRTNQLMEALKNMKKENLQQKAQLNSFVKSMSSLQDDRDRIVSDYQQLEERHLSVILEKDQLIQDAATENNKLKEEIRSLRSHMDDLNSENAKLNAELIQYREDLNQVLSKKDCQQKQLLEAQLQQVKELKGEYAKLEAKLKESEEAREELQRSSLALQEEKQDLAKETESLKVSLSQLKKQLTALQEEGTLGIFQAQLKAKEEEVQKLSTILSSSQKRVMELEEELVHVQKEAAKKVGEIEDKLNKELKHLHHDAGIMRNETETAEERVAELARDLVEMEQKLLVVTKENKDLTAQIQSFGKSMSSLQNSRDQAHEELEELKRKYEASLKELAQLREQGLLSRERDILVSKAAFPVISTEDNSLPHLEKLNQQLLSKDEQLLHLSSQLEDSYNQVQSFSKAMASLQNERDRLLSELEKLRKSEDGRQRSAAPPATSPAEVQSLKKAMSSLQNDRDRLLKELKNLQQQYLQINQEITELRPLKAQLQEYQDKTKTFQIMQEELKQENLSWQHELHQLRMEKNSWEMQERRIKEQYLIAIADKDQQLSHLQSLVRELRSSSQTETHKAQYQRQASPETSVSLNGSQSLVYETEHLRTQLNDSLKEIHQKELRIQQLNSKFSQLLEEKNTLSIQLCDTSQSLRENQQHYSDLFNHCAVLEKQIQELQAVSEKGPLNIDVAPGAPQEKNGCHRKGDAEELSEPQLSFSEAQKQLCNTKQEVNELRKLLEEERDQRVAAEAALSMAEEQIRRLEHGEWDSARSPIIGSCGSQEQALLIDLTSSSCRRTRSGAGWKRVLRSLCHSRTRVPLLAAVYFLMVHVLLVLCLTGHL
- the GOLGB1 gene encoding golgin subfamily B member 1 isoform X6 is translated as MLSRLSGLANVVLHELSGDDTDENMRASLEPELPQESDMEFNDRTQEDVLERLAYVEQLVVELKEIIRQKDAELQQKDEVLQEERKAADNKIKKLKLHAKAKLTSLNKHIEEMKAQGGTVLSTEPQSEEQLSKHDKSSTEEEIEVEKIKHKLQEKEELITSLQAQLTQAQANQATQKLRMLQRKLEEHEEALLGRTQVVDLLQQELTTAEQRNQILSQQLQQMEAELSTLRNTIETERQESKVLIEKMELEVAERKLSFHNLQEEMHHLLEQLEQAGQAQAELQSRHSALEQKHNAEMEEKTSHILSLQKSEQELHSACDALKDQNSKLLQDKNEQAAHSAQVIQQLEDQLQQKSEEINQFLNKPPLLKHETASQTCLPDVSHEGIQAVTEESIAFLQKRVVELENEKGVLLLNSVELEELKAENEKLSSQITLLESQKRTGEVDREVHEVNMVDITRLNKSSFSAEESGQDALENTFTQKHKELSVLLLEMKEAQEEIAFLKMQLQGKRAEGDPEFLDQKEMKQIESEGIPPVKMTVLLEDTGQHFPPMPDKENSLTTTEKDEQMSPEHQRRPSEEISLNYTGVELKSAKQDDDDKPSSAVPGICQCHQDELERLKGQVLELEVNLHKAEEIYEKNLDEKAKEIGILTQLIEEFKKNAENTNNAFTALSEERDQLLAQVKELCVVTDLRAQVQQLEVSLAEAETQRRLDYESQTAHHDLLTEQIHSLTIEAKSKDVKIEVLQNELDGVQIQFSEQSTLIKSLQSQLQRKESEVLEGAEREREVSNKVEELSQALSQKELEIAKMDQLLLEKKKDVEILQQTIEEKDQQVTEISFSMTEKMVQLNEEKFSLGVEIKTLKEQLNLLSRAEETKKEQMEEDKEIVSSIKQNFDELSPAGLISKEELQRELDLVKKESEQRKRKLQAALINRKELLQKVSRLEEELAKVKDEPSKEILLHESERREVEEDKESKEDLEKCVTSKCQEIEMSLKQIISEKEMELEHIRKDLEEKAAIEEQLQAVVKQMNQNLQEKTNQIDLLQAEVIENQAIIQKLTTGNKDAGDGDSAAPVKEAVAISPLGAGSGEHWKPELEGKIVDLEKEKEQLQKKLQEVLTSRKVILKKAQEKERHLREELKQQKDDYNRLREQFDEQSKENENIGDQLKQLQIQVQESMDRKLPGSGQQEPGSPTQGLEEPLFKATKQQPVQSVSESDLHLDWPSHLGDTNALQGNTAIAQIKTQLKEIEAEKEELELKVNSTINELTKKSEEVFQLQEQINKQDLEIQSLKAESCEAEAHAETLRQKLESSQLEIAGLEQLRELKPELDELQKLISKKDEEVRYLSGLLSEKETALTKVQTEITEQEDLVKALHTQLEMQAKEHDEKIKQFQVELCELKQKPEETGEESKAKQQIQRKLQAALISRKEALKENKGLQEELSLARDTIEHLTKSLADVENQVSAQNREKDVFLGKLALLQEERDKLIAEVDRSLMENQSLSGSCESLKLALEGLTEDKENLTKEIESLKCSKIAESTEWQEKHQELQKEYEILLQSYENVSNEAERIQHVVETVRQEKQELYGKLRSTEANKKETEKQLQEAEQEMEEMKEKMRKFAKSKQQKILELEEENERLRAEVHPAGDTSKDSMEALLSSNSNMKEELERVKTEYKTLSKEFEALKAEKDSLSEEVQHLKHQIEDNVSKQASLEPTEKHDNQLAVTEEATPSAPGEAEEQDSPGMNTRPENLESTLSENSAKPDICENVSLHDEINNYLQQIDQLKERITELEEGKQKDQDFSQNLENERDTLLSQIAAKDGELKMLQEEVTKINLLNQQTQEELARVTKLKETAEEEKDDLEERLMNQLAELNGSIGNYYQDVTDAQIKNELLESEMQNLKKCVSELEEEKQQLVKEKTKVESEIRKEYMEKIQGAQKGPGNKSHAKELQELLKEKQQEVKQLQTDCIRYQEKISALERTVKALEFVQTESQKDLEITKENLAQANEHRKKAESELASFKVLLDDTQSEAARVLADNLKLKKELQSNKESIKSQMKQKDEDLERRLEQVEEKHLKEKKNMQEKLDALCREKVHLEETFGEVQVTLNKKDKEVKQLQENLDSTVAQLAAFTKSMSSLQDDRDRVIDEAKKWERKFSDAIQTKEEEIRLKEENCSVLKDQLRQMSIHMEELKINISRLEHDKQMWESKAQTEVQIQQKVCDTLQGENRELLSQLEETQNLYRSSQDDLAKLESELKILRDQSTDLNNSLEKFKENKENLEGIIKQKEADIQNCKFSYEQLETDLQAARQLTSRLHEEINMKEQKIISLLSAKEQAVQVAVAELHQQHDKEIKELENLLSQEEEENTVLEEENKKAVDRTNQLMEALKNMKKENLQQKAQLNSFVKSMSSLQDDRDRIVSDYQQLEERHLSVILEKDQLIQDAATENNKLKEEIRSLRSHMDDLNSENAKLNAELIQYREDLNQVLSKKDCQQKQLLEAQLQQVKELKGEYAKLEAKLKESEEAREELQRSSLALQEEKQDLAKETESLKVSLSQLKKQLTALQEEGTLGIFQAQLKAKEEEVQKLSTILSSSQKRVMELEEELVHVQKEAAKKVGEIEDKLNKELKHLHHDAGIMRNETETAEERVAELARDLVEMEQKLLVVTKENKDLTAQIQSFGKSMSSLQNSRDQAHEELEELKRKYEASLKELAQLREQGLLSRERDILVSKAAFPVISTEDNSLPHLEKLNQQLLSKDEQLLHLSSQLEDSYNQVQSFSKAMASLQNERDRLLSELEKLRKSEDGRQRSAAPPATSPAEVQSLKKAMSSLQNDRDRLLKELKNLQQQYLQINQEITELRPLKAQLQEYQDKTKTFQIMQEELKQENLSWQHELHQLRMEKNSWEMQERRIKEQYLIAIADKDQQLSHLQSLVRELRSSSQTETHKAQYQRQASPETSVSLNGSQSLVYETEHLRTQLNDSLKEIHQKELRIQQLNSKFSQLLEEKNTLSIQLCDTSQSLRENQQHYSDLFNHCAVLEKQIQELQAVSEKGPLNIDVAPGAPQEKNGCHRKGDAEELSEPQLSFSEAQKQLCNTKQEVNELRKLLEEERDQRVAAEAALSMAEEQIRRLEHGEWDSARSPIIGSCGSQEQALLIDLTSSSCRRTRSGAGWKRVLRSLCHSRTRVPLLAAVYFLMVHVLLVLCLTGHL